In a genomic window of Dissulfuribacter thermophilus:
- a CDS encoding glycosyltransferase family 2 protein has product MVSVIIPTYNNGSIINRAIYSALKQVEVPLEIIIVDDGSTDDTEKIVRSSPSSSVRYFFQKNAGPAAARNLGITMAKGEFIAFLDADDEWRPGYLKKVIDQFKKDEKIGLIFTWAILRDNRGNEVIRNYYSPSRNKWHTIFWPNPLQCTSSTVCRKSFLDKVGGFDESLRTREDQDLWIRLKEVSKLVEIPEPLVIVYKRDRSYSTRQSLKQMRSDYFNIIEKAFKRAPDLYAGKEKIIMAEAYRYWGQYYLYMVQIKDARRDLYNSLKYKTSFYTLFCLILSLMPEKILIKIGNYYKKLIKL; this is encoded by the coding sequence ATGGTGAGCGTTATTATTCCAACATATAATAACGGCTCTATAATAAATAGGGCTATTTATTCTGCTTTGAAACAAGTGGAAGTGCCTCTAGAAATAATAATAGTTGACGATGGTTCAACTGACGACACAGAGAAGATTGTGAGGTCAAGCCCTTCCTCTTCTGTTCGATATTTTTTTCAGAAAAATGCGGGCCCTGCTGCTGCACGTAATTTAGGGATTACTATGGCCAAGGGGGAGTTTATTGCATTTTTGGATGCAGATGACGAATGGCGACCCGGCTATTTAAAAAAGGTAATTGATCAATTTAAAAAGGATGAAAAAATAGGTCTAATATTTACTTGGGCTATATTGAGAGACAATAGAGGAAACGAAGTAATACGGAATTATTATTCTCCTAGTCGTAATAAATGGCATACTATATTTTGGCCAAATCCCTTACAGTGTACGTCATCAACAGTTTGTAGAAAATCTTTTTTGGATAAGGTTGGTGGTTTTGACGAATCTTTGAGAACTAGAGAAGATCAAGATCTTTGGATAAGATTAAAAGAGGTGTCAAAATTAGTTGAAATCCCCGAACCTTTGGTGATAGTCTACAAACGTGATAGGAGTTATTCAACTAGGCAATCACTTAAACAAATGCGATCAGATTATTTTAATATAATTGAAAAGGCATTTAAGCGAGCTCCTGATCTATATGCTGGAAAAGAAAAAATAATTATGGCAGAGGCTTATCGGTACTGGGGCCAATATTACTTATATATGGTACAAATAAAAGATGCTCGACGAGATTTATATAATTCATTAAAATATAAAACTAGCTTCTATACATTATTTTGTCTCATTCTCAGTTTGATGCCTGAAAAAATTCTTATTAAAATTGGTAATTATTATAAGAAGCTGATTAAGCTTTAA
- a CDS encoding glycosyltransferase family 4 protein, translated as MKVLHITTSFPSHSKDTAGPFILRLVRELEKTRDVSCTVLTPDGILKSAWPEDIKVVRCRYAPKKLQLLAQRPGGVPQALRKNRVMYFLLPTFLVSMWFNILKLSNSHDIIHAHWSISGFLASLTSLFKRRPIITTIHGSDFNLAKGNELYRYIQKKTLLDSSVIVGVSQTISNRLKVHFPQYSEKICFIPNGVSEDFFSVNPTFETLGQSIKFLYVGSLIPVKGVDLLIKAFCRLKNIDNWEITIVGDGPEREKLEMVCLDNKVNDRVTFLGSVEPDRIPRCMAQSHCLVLPSYSEGRPSVVLEAMAAGLPVIATDIEGTNELVLDGVNGWLFKPGDVKGLVDTLKAILNDPKKLMIFGARGRNMMIKWGLTWENTARQYKNIYAKTIINCD; from the coding sequence GTGAAAGTTCTCCATATAACCACATCGTTTCCCTCCCATTCAAAAGATACTGCAGGACCTTTTATTCTGCGATTGGTACGGGAACTAGAAAAAACAAGAGATGTTTCCTGTACGGTTCTTACCCCAGATGGTATTTTAAAATCAGCTTGGCCTGAAGATATAAAAGTAGTCCGATGCCGTTATGCTCCAAAAAAATTGCAACTATTGGCACAAAGACCAGGAGGTGTCCCTCAGGCGTTAAGAAAAAATCGCGTGATGTATTTTCTTCTGCCTACCTTTTTAGTTTCTATGTGGTTTAACATTCTCAAGTTATCTAATTCACATGACATAATCCATGCTCATTGGTCTATTTCAGGATTTTTAGCTTCCCTGACTTCCTTATTTAAACGACGGCCGATTATTACCACAATACATGGTTCAGATTTTAATCTCGCCAAAGGAAACGAATTGTATAGATACATTCAGAAAAAAACGCTCTTGGATTCATCTGTTATCGTTGGGGTCAGTCAAACAATTTCCAATAGATTAAAGGTCCATTTCCCACAATATTCAGAGAAAATATGTTTCATCCCAAATGGCGTGAGTGAGGATTTTTTTTCCGTTAATCCCACTTTTGAAACCTTAGGACAATCGATAAAATTTTTATATGTTGGATCGTTAATTCCTGTTAAAGGGGTGGATTTACTTATCAAAGCCTTTTGTAGATTAAAAAATATTGATAACTGGGAAATCACAATAGTAGGTGATGGGCCAGAGCGCGAAAAATTGGAGATGGTTTGTTTGGATAATAAAGTGAATGATAGAGTTACATTTCTAGGATCAGTGGAACCGGATCGTATTCCAAGATGTATGGCTCAATCACATTGCTTGGTTTTACCCAGCTACTCAGAAGGCAGACCAAGTGTGGTGCTAGAGGCAATGGCAGCAGGACTACCAGTTATTGCTACAGACATTGAAGGTACCAATGAATTGGTTTTAGATGGAGTGAATGGATGGCTATTTAAACCGGGAGACGTGAAAGGACTTGTAGATACTTTAAAGGCTATATTGAATGATCCCAAAAAACTTATGATTTTTGGGGCACGAGGAAGAAATATGATGATTAAATGGGGACTGACATGGGAAAATACAGCTCGGCAGTACAAAAATATATATGCTAAGACCATAATAAATTGCGATTAA
- a CDS encoding glycosyltransferase family 2 protein yields MFEGKSIAVVIPAYNESALIGKVIETMPEFVDHIIVVDDCSRDNTKEIVKRYQSTNPKITLIEHQENQGVGGAIVTGYKWARGKKIDVTAVMAGDAQMDPADLPNIVRPVARGEADYTKGNRLFHGEAWKVMPKYRYLGNSFLSLLTKIASGYWHIADSQTGYTAISLEALELLDLDKIYKRYGMPNDILIRLNELNMRVRDVPVRPVYNIGEKSGIKLRKVLFTIPVLLLRGFFRRLFFKYVVQDFHPLVFFYLMGLTLTPSGFLFGLYLIGHRLMVGPVNETSALFAAFLFISGLQSLFFAMWFDMDYNKELK; encoded by the coding sequence GTGTTTGAAGGTAAGAGCATAGCGGTTGTTATTCCTGCATATAATGAATCTGCACTTATAGGTAAAGTAATTGAGACAATGCCCGAATTTGTTGACCACATTATTGTGGTAGATGATTGTAGCAGAGATAATACTAAGGAAATAGTAAAAAGATACCAAAGCACGAATCCAAAGATCACATTAATTGAACATCAAGAAAATCAAGGAGTTGGTGGAGCCATTGTAACAGGATATAAATGGGCCAGAGGAAAAAAGATAGATGTTACCGCAGTAATGGCTGGAGATGCACAGATGGATCCGGCGGATCTTCCCAATATTGTGAGGCCAGTTGCTAGAGGCGAGGCAGATTATACTAAGGGGAATAGGCTGTTTCATGGTGAAGCCTGGAAAGTAATGCCAAAATACAGATACTTGGGCAATTCTTTTCTTTCTCTTTTGACTAAAATCGCATCAGGTTATTGGCACATTGCTGACTCTCAAACAGGATATACTGCAATATCCCTTGAAGCCCTAGAGCTTCTGGACTTAGATAAAATTTATAAGCGTTATGGGATGCCAAATGACATATTAATTCGATTAAATGAACTTAATATGAGGGTGCGTGATGTACCTGTTCGCCCTGTTTACAATATTGGTGAAAAATCAGGTATTAAACTAAGAAAAGTATTATTTACCATCCCTGTTTTGTTGTTGAGAGGCTTTTTCAGAAGACTTTTTTTTAAATATGTTGTGCAGGATTTTCATCCATTGGTTTTCTTCTATCTTATGGGCTTGACTCTCACACCTTCTGGTTTTTTGTTTGGCTTGTATCTAATAGGTCATAGGTTAATGGTGGGGCCAGTGAATGAAACGAGTGCCTTGTTTGCAGCCTTTCTTTTCATCTCAGGCCTTCAGTCACTCTTTTTTGCCATGTGGTTCGACATGGATTACAATAAAGAGTTGAAATGA
- a CDS encoding STT3 domain-containing protein produces MAKKRNKRLKSGKHANESKIEISESKAQSGAVDTSSFNGFFQRIFSYATWKEALAIILIIIVGLVVRLEDLRDWEANPNIAMYKGEPLLTTFDGYYYLSLSKDIVDGTYTKVDYNRDVPTGVKRRMPPPLLSTIGAYTSILTGWSLNWIGAVLPAFLGLLLAIPLYGLGRFYGGPIMALTATLFGLLSHYYLYRSSVGWFDTDCMNVTWATGVTYCFLLFAKTHSNKRYIYFILGLTVYALFLLWWDSTPAVTTVISFVPFSVALIFFYRSKTKRELMIFLSVIGVGLLGILFWQGFDLPIRIIKQVLGVYHYITTKKVAGIWPEIGATISEQAIPSFNEVVLKTTGNKPAFFLSVAGLLWLFYKRPKDSLFLSVPIILAALSFFTAKRFLIFLAPVTALGLGFLICELWRLKEKNVIMALLAPAIVILLAWPLFLKDMNKTFWPKEPPHLIDGFVYAGEHTPKDAILWAWWDHGYPIVYWARRGTVGDGTIHGGERSSYNGIPLATNSQRLAANFMCFYAANGFNGVHKFYSALGGDIARGQRLMKEILASGPDEARELLNNAGLSPEKWLTFFFPKKRRPVYLYLDWRLTVTSYWWFWLGSWDVMNREGIHPVYRAFYNLKLRDNKIVGPAIMIDIDQGILKYNERNILLKQLIIVGGKKPKKMVYSHKSGADFEVFMPAGFGALMDFNIANSVFNTLFLRHTYDPKYFKPVRLMTPSHQIWEVQGDTL; encoded by the coding sequence ATGGCAAAAAAGAGGAATAAAAGACTAAAAAGTGGTAAGCATGCCAATGAATCAAAAATTGAGATCTCAGAATCAAAAGCCCAATCAGGGGCTGTAGACACCTCGTCCTTTAACGGTTTTTTTCAAAGAATTTTTTCCTATGCCACATGGAAGGAAGCTTTAGCCATAATCCTTATAATTATTGTAGGCCTTGTGGTTAGGCTTGAGGACTTGAGGGATTGGGAAGCAAATCCAAATATTGCCATGTATAAAGGTGAACCCCTACTTACTACCTTCGATGGATATTACTATCTAAGTCTCTCAAAGGATATAGTAGACGGTACTTATACAAAGGTTGACTATAATAGAGACGTACCCACAGGTGTTAAACGCCGCATGCCCCCTCCATTACTTTCAACTATTGGTGCCTACACTTCTATCCTAACTGGTTGGTCACTCAATTGGATAGGGGCTGTACTTCCTGCGTTTCTAGGGCTCTTATTAGCAATTCCATTATACGGGCTTGGACGGTTTTACGGTGGCCCGATTATGGCCTTAACTGCCACCTTATTTGGTCTACTTTCTCATTACTATCTTTATAGGAGTAGTGTGGGTTGGTTTGATACTGACTGTATGAACGTCACTTGGGCCACTGGGGTAACATATTGTTTCCTTCTATTTGCAAAGACTCATTCAAATAAAAGATACATATATTTTATCCTTGGTTTAACAGTTTATGCCCTTTTTCTCCTTTGGTGGGATTCCACTCCTGCAGTCACTACAGTGATTTCATTTGTCCCTTTTTCTGTAGCCTTGATCTTTTTCTATAGATCTAAGACAAAACGAGAACTTATGATTTTTTTAAGTGTAATAGGGGTAGGCCTTTTGGGAATTTTATTTTGGCAGGGCTTTGACCTCCCTATAAGGATCATAAAACAAGTTTTAGGGGTTTATCATTATATTACGACTAAGAAGGTAGCAGGTATTTGGCCAGAGATTGGAGCTACTATCTCTGAACAGGCCATTCCGAGTTTTAACGAAGTTGTCCTAAAAACAACAGGCAATAAACCAGCTTTTTTCCTATCTGTAGCAGGTCTTTTGTGGTTATTTTACAAGCGCCCTAAAGATAGTCTTTTTTTATCAGTACCTATTATTCTGGCGGCACTGTCTTTCTTTACTGCAAAAAGATTTCTTATTTTTCTTGCGCCAGTAACAGCACTCGGCCTGGGATTTCTTATTTGCGAATTATGGCGGTTAAAAGAAAAAAATGTAATTATGGCCTTATTGGCACCTGCTATAGTGATATTGTTAGCCTGGCCATTATTTTTAAAAGATATGAATAAAACCTTTTGGCCAAAGGAGCCGCCTCACCTTATTGATGGTTTTGTATACGCAGGTGAACATACCCCCAAAGATGCTATTCTCTGGGCATGGTGGGATCATGGCTATCCCATTGTGTACTGGGCAAGACGTGGAACCGTTGGAGACGGAACTATTCATGGTGGAGAGAGATCATCTTATAACGGCATACCATTGGCCACTAATAGTCAAAGACTTGCTGCAAATTTTATGTGTTTTTATGCGGCAAACGGATTTAATGGAGTCCATAAGTTCTATTCCGCACTTGGAGGAGATATAGCCAGGGGACAAAGATTAATGAAAGAGATATTGGCTTCTGGTCCAGATGAGGCCAGGGAACTATTGAACAATGCAGGCCTTTCACCTGAAAAGTGGCTTACTTTCTTCTTCCCTAAAAAGAGACGGCCTGTTTACCTTTATTTAGATTGGAGACTCACTGTAACGAGTTACTGGTGGTTTTGGTTAGGATCATGGGATGTAATGAATCGAGAGGGAATTCATCCTGTATATAGAGCATTTTACAATTTGAAACTTAGAGATAATAAGATCGTAGGCCCTGCTATTATGATTGATATTGATCAAGGTATTTTAAAATACAATGAACGTAACATACTATTAAAACAATTAATAATAGTTGGAGGCAAAAAGCCAAAAAAAATGGTTTATTCACACAAGAGTGGAGCTGATTTCGAGGTATTCATGCCAGCTGGTTTTGGAGCGCTTATGGACTTTAATATTGCCAATTCTGTATTTAATACATTGTTTTTAAGGCATACATATGATCCCAAATATTTTAAACCAGTTCGCCTTATGACACCTTCCCATCAAATATGGGAAGTTCAAGGAGATACACTTTAA
- the hisD gene encoding histidinol dehydrogenase gives MREIKLTQGRDIELIKDLVRRFQVTDRSLEKKVEEILEDVKKRGDEALLAYTREFDCPSFTLEQLKVEEEAIEAAITNCEAEFVETLKLAAKNIRAFHEKQLPKSWFITREDGTIMGQMVRAVGSAGLYCPGGKGGTTPLVSTVLMNAIPAKIAGVERLAMVTPPDEKGGISPYLMVAAKIAGVDEIYKVGSAWAIAALAYGSDSIDPVDVIVGPGNIFVTLAKKLVSGLVGIDMIAGPSEVLIIADSSANPELIAADLLSQAEHDPMAMCCLVTTDESLLASVKSCLEEQLRDLPRKEICRESLKSNGVLILVHDLIEAAWVSNEIAPEHLELYVEEPWELLTQIKNAGAIFLGANTPESVGDYIAGPNHVLPTMGTARFSSALSVDTFLKRSSVISYSRSALLKDGPHVARLARAEGLEAHARSVLKRIE, from the coding sequence ATGAGGGAAATTAAGCTTACTCAGGGTAGAGATATTGAACTTATTAAAGATCTTGTCCGGCGTTTTCAGGTTACAGATCGTTCTCTTGAAAAAAAGGTTGAAGAGATCCTAGAGGATGTAAAAAAACGGGGCGATGAGGCCCTTTTAGCATATACTAGGGAATTTGACTGCCCTAGTTTTACTCTTGAACAGCTAAAAGTAGAAGAAGAAGCTATTGAAGCCGCAATAACCAACTGCGAGGCTGAATTTGTTGAAACCCTAAAATTGGCAGCAAAAAATATCAGGGCATTTCACGAAAAACAGCTTCCAAAATCTTGGTTCATTACAAGAGAAGATGGAACCATAATGGGCCAGATGGTGAGAGCTGTGGGCTCTGCTGGCCTTTATTGTCCTGGAGGAAAAGGGGGTACAACTCCTCTCGTTTCAACAGTACTTATGAATGCCATTCCTGCCAAAATCGCAGGAGTGGAAAGGTTAGCTATGGTTACCCCGCCTGATGAGAAGGGTGGTATCAGTCCGTACCTCATGGTTGCTGCCAAAATCGCAGGGGTGGATGAAATATATAAGGTTGGAAGTGCCTGGGCCATTGCTGCCCTCGCATATGGAAGCGACTCTATTGATCCGGTAGATGTCATCGTTGGTCCTGGAAATATATTTGTTACCCTTGCAAAGAAGCTTGTATCGGGCCTTGTTGGGATAGATATGATTGCTGGGCCCAGTGAGGTCCTAATCATCGCAGATTCGAGTGCAAATCCCGAATTAATAGCAGCAGATCTTCTTTCTCAGGCAGAACATGATCCTATGGCGATGTGCTGTTTGGTGACTACTGACGAGTCCCTTTTGGCTAGTGTGAAAAGTTGTCTTGAAGAACAACTTAGGGACCTTCCCAGGAAAGAGATTTGTAGAGAATCTTTGAAATCTAACGGTGTCTTAATATTGGTCCACGACCTGATTGAAGCAGCTTGGGTATCTAATGAAATCGCCCCAGAACACCTTGAACTTTATGTAGAAGAACCATGGGAACTCCTTACGCAAATAAAGAATGCGGGGGCCATATTCCTTGGGGCAAATACCCCGGAAAGCGTTGGAGATTACATAGCAGGTCCAAACCATGTATTACCTACAATGGGGACCGCTCGTTTTTCATCAGCACTTAGTGTAGATACCTTTTTAAAACGCTCTAGCGTGATCTCTTATTCCCGTTCAGCACTCTTAAAGGATGGACCCCATGTGGCAAGACTTGCAAGGGCAGAAGGCCTTGAAGCCCATGCACGGTCTGTTTTGAAAAGGATTGAGTAA
- a CDS encoding DegQ family serine endoprotease, protein MAYRDTHKGLALLYCLLSIFILSAFYSPVSAKTLDPDIILLDRTAKAFAKVVQKARPAVVFIKVEKTIESRGTQGPFNFMEPFDFFNDPFFERFFGPRYHRPQPKRKFKQRGQGSGFIVDKRGYILTNNHVVGDADLIEVKLFDGREFKAKVVGTDPQSDVAVIKIDADDDLPVLPLGDSDKVKVGEWVIAVGNPFGLSETVTVGVVSAKGRNRIGINDYEDFIQTDAAINPGNSGGPLINIRGEAIGMNTAIFSRSGGYMGIGFAIPINMAKAVMKQLIEKGKVVRGWLGVVIQEVDEDLAKSFGLEKPEGVLVAEVSEDSPAKRGGLKQGDIILQLNGQKVKDAGELRNKIALTPPGTRVRLLVLRDGEKKLLVVKIGEKPGETTVAGVRKGILKKLGLSLQDLTPELAEQFGYKEGQGVLVSEVEPGSPAESAGIRAGYLIEEVNRIRVKTVAQCMNALRKSKHRVLLRLTDGQFTRYVVIRLE, encoded by the coding sequence ATGGCGTACAGGGACACCCATAAGGGTTTGGCATTGTTGTATTGTTTGTTGAGTATTTTCATTTTATCCGCCTTTTATTCCCCTGTTTCTGCAAAGACTCTTGATCCAGACATTATTTTACTTGATAGGACGGCAAAGGCCTTTGCAAAGGTAGTTCAAAAGGCCAGGCCAGCAGTAGTCTTCATAAAGGTGGAGAAAACTATTGAAAGTAGGGGAACTCAAGGTCCATTCAATTTCATGGAGCCCTTTGATTTCTTTAATGATCCATTTTTTGAAAGATTCTTTGGCCCCAGGTACCACAGGCCTCAACCTAAAAGGAAGTTTAAGCAAAGGGGGCAGGGCTCAGGATTTATCGTAGATAAGAGGGGTTACATACTTACCAATAATCACGTGGTAGGTGATGCAGACCTCATTGAGGTAAAGCTATTTGATGGAAGGGAATTTAAGGCAAAGGTTGTGGGTACTGATCCACAGTCAGATGTCGCAGTCATTAAGATTGATGCAGATGACGATCTTCCAGTCCTTCCTCTTGGGGATTCAGACAAAGTAAAAGTAGGTGAGTGGGTCATTGCTGTTGGAAATCCCTTTGGCCTAAGCGAGACTGTCACAGTGGGAGTGGTCAGCGCCAAGGGCAGGAATCGGATAGGAATAAATGACTATGAAGACTTTATTCAGACCGATGCAGCCATTAATCCTGGAAATTCCGGTGGGCCACTTATAAATATTCGCGGTGAGGCCATTGGAATGAACACAGCCATATTTTCTAGAAGTGGCGGATATATGGGTATTGGTTTTGCCATTCCTATAAATATGGCAAAGGCTGTGATGAAACAGCTCATAGAGAAGGGCAAGGTGGTTCGCGGTTGGCTAGGGGTTGTAATCCAGGAGGTTGACGAAGACCTAGCCAAGAGCTTTGGCTTGGAAAAGCCAGAGGGCGTGCTTGTTGCAGAGGTTTCAGAGGATTCCCCGGCAAAACGAGGGGGGCTCAAACAAGGAGACATTATACTTCAGTTAAATGGCCAGAAGGTGAAAGACGCTGGAGAACTTAGGAATAAGATTGCCCTCACCCCACCAGGCACTAGAGTAAGGCTCCTTGTGCTGAGAGATGGCGAAAAGAAACTCCTTGTGGTTAAGATTGGCGAAAAACCAGGGGAGACTACTGTTGCGGGAGTCAGAAAAGGAATCCTAAAGAAATTAGGGCTTAGTCTCCAGGATCTCACTCCAGAGCTAGCAGAGCAATTCGGATACAAAGAAGGCCAGGGAGTTCTCGTGTCCGAGGTAGAACCTGGAAGTCCGGCTGAAAGTGCTGGAATAAGGGCTGGATATTTAATTGAGGAGGTCAATAGGATCAGAGTCAAGACAGTTGCCCAATGTATGAACGCCCTCCGTAAGTCAAAGCACAGGGTGCTTTTGAGGCTTACCGATGGGCAATTTACAAGATACGTTGTGATTCGGCTTGAGTAA
- the ftsH gene encoding ATP-dependent zinc metalloprotease FtsH, protein MVKIPKEKRKLIFSTLYWLIGLALILGLPQLMVHLQTKEIPYAQFKYLVKEQRVLFASINKNEIKGLAYTGPIGGLERLRDSIRRIEEGIDNGKASLDVIVKRLRDEYGRQKQIILFRTVRVEDPKLVEFLDKHNVDYTGVQESLISQVFWSTIVPILFWVALWFFLIRSMGRPGAGLLSIGKSKAKIAMEKDTGIRFDDVAGCDEAKEELKEVVEFLKKPEKFRKLGAQIPKGVLLLGPPGTGKTLLARALAGEAGVLFYSISGSEFVEMFVGVGAARVRDLFNQAKQNAPCIIFIDEIDAIGKFRSGGFSVGGHEEREQTLNQLLVEMDGFEPNIGVILLAATNRPEVLDPALMRPGRFDRQVVLDAPDVEGREAILNVHARGKPLAPDVDLRKIALRTPGFSGADLANLMNEAALLAARQEATVIEQAHLEDAVEKVMAGPERKSRRLGEKERRRVAYHEAGHALVAFYCPNAPPVTKISIIPRGKAALGYTLQLPEEEHFLLTKSELEDKICVSLGGRIAEEVVLGEVSSGAQNDLEVATEIARSMVCRFGMSKEVGPLALTRETSPYLKMPGFGEQIRQMSPELMSKVDKEVSLLLESEQQRAREIVENHKDALMRVAEKLLVQEVMSEEEFKRLVLNEN, encoded by the coding sequence ATGGTAAAGATTCCAAAAGAAAAACGAAAGTTAATCTTCTCCACCCTTTATTGGTTGATTGGCCTTGCCCTTATTCTTGGCTTGCCTCAACTCATGGTCCATTTGCAGACCAAGGAGATCCCTTATGCCCAGTTTAAGTATCTTGTTAAGGAGCAAAGGGTCCTTTTCGCCTCGATCAATAAAAATGAGATTAAGGGACTTGCCTATACTGGGCCAATCGGTGGACTTGAACGCCTTAGAGACAGTATCAGGCGCATTGAGGAAGGCATTGATAATGGCAAGGCATCTCTTGATGTAATTGTAAAACGGCTCCGCGATGAATATGGAAGACAGAAGCAGATAATTCTTTTTAGGACAGTACGCGTTGAGGATCCAAAACTCGTGGAATTTCTTGATAAGCACAATGTTGATTATACCGGAGTCCAGGAGAGTCTGATAAGCCAAGTATTCTGGAGTACCATTGTGCCTATTCTCTTTTGGGTGGCACTTTGGTTTTTCCTTATAAGGTCTATGGGAAGACCGGGGGCCGGGCTCCTTTCCATTGGAAAGTCCAAGGCAAAGATTGCAATGGAAAAGGATACCGGTATCCGTTTTGATGATGTTGCGGGCTGTGACGAGGCAAAAGAAGAGCTTAAAGAAGTAGTGGAATTTCTAAAAAAGCCAGAAAAATTCAGAAAATTAGGGGCCCAGATTCCAAAAGGCGTTCTGCTTTTGGGACCACCTGGTACGGGAAAGACCCTGCTTGCAAGGGCCCTTGCAGGAGAGGCAGGGGTGCTATTTTACAGTATCTCTGGATCTGAATTTGTAGAGATGTTTGTAGGAGTCGGAGCGGCAAGGGTTAGAGATCTTTTTAATCAGGCTAAACAAAATGCCCCCTGTATCATTTTCATAGATGAGATCGATGCCATAGGAAAATTCAGATCTGGAGGATTTTCCGTAGGTGGTCATGAAGAGCGGGAGCAGACCCTAAATCAGCTCTTGGTTGAGATGGACGGTTTTGAGCCAAATATTGGTGTAATTCTTCTGGCAGCTACAAATAGGCCTGAGGTACTTGACCCAGCCCTCATGAGACCAGGGAGATTCGACAGACAGGTAGTTTTGGATGCCCCGGATGTTGAGGGACGTGAGGCAATCTTAAATGTCCATGCCAGAGGAAAACCCTTGGCTCCAGACGTTGATCTTCGCAAAATTGCTCTTAGGACACCAGGATTTTCTGGGGCTGACCTAGCGAATTTGATGAACGAGGCAGCTCTTCTCGCAGCAAGGCAGGAGGCCACAGTGATTGAGCAGGCTCACCTTGAAGATGCTGTGGAAAAGGTCATGGCTGGTCCAGAGAGAAAATCGAGGCGCCTTGGTGAAAAGGAAAGGCGGCGTGTGGCCTATCACGAGGCGGGCCATGCCCTTGTTGCATTCTATTGTCCAAATGCCCCGCCTGTTACGAAGATCTCTATTATACCAAGGGGCAAGGCAGCCCTTGGATATACATTGCAGTTACCAGAGGAAGAACATTTTCTTCTCACTAAAAGTGAGTTAGAAGACAAGATATGTGTGAGTCTAGGTGGAAGGATTGCAGAAGAAGTGGTGTTGGGTGAAGTGAGTTCTGGTGCTCAAAACGACCTTGAAGTGGCTACGGAGATTGCACGGAGTATGGTGTGTAGGTTTGGTATGAGTAAAGAAGTAGGCCCTCTTGCGTTAACCAGGGAGACATCTCCTTATTTAAAAATGCCTGGCTTTGGAGAACAGATTAGGCAGATGAGTCCAGAGCTTATGTCTAAGGTGGATAAGGAGGTGAGTCTACTCCTTGAAAGTGAACAGCAACGGGCACGGGAGATCGTCGAGAATCATAAGGATGCACTTATGCGTGTGGCTGAAAAACTTTTAGTGCAGGAAGTTATGAGTGAAGAAGAATTTAAAAGGCTTGTTTTAAATGAGAACTGA
- a CDS encoding peptidylprolyl isomerase: MNTKMIFAMIFSIFIAANTSLAKSVSDKVIAQVGPYKLTVDDFEKQVKTLPPQFQMAIASNKQFRESFLERWVQITLMALKAREMKLDQDPQVKKRLEDLKNALLAQEFSKRFIEDKVTISDEEVKAYYEKHKDQFTQREQVKARHILVKVPAGANEDAWKKAKKKALDIKARAEKGEDFAKLAKEFSDDPGTKDRGGELGYFGKGRMVPEFEKVAFSLEPGVISDPVKTIFGWHLIQVEDKKAAQVKPLEDVKSFVRQRALQEKKREMLEKLLADVEKKYSVKINKEVLDEIKIEPPRSSGMGGPHGFHGGGHGMPRGH, translated from the coding sequence ATGAACACCAAAATGATTTTTGCCATGATTTTTTCTATCTTCATCGCCGCGAATACATCCTTAGCAAAGTCTGTTTCAGACAAGGTTATAGCCCAGGTTGGGCCATATAAACTCACTGTGGATGACTTTGAAAAACAGGTCAAGACCCTTCCCCCTCAATTTCAGATGGCTATAGCCTCTAATAAGCAATTTAGAGAAAGTTTTTTGGAACGGTGGGTCCAGATTACCCTTATGGCCTTAAAGGCTAGAGAAATGAAGTTGGATCAAGATCCACAAGTTAAGAAAAGACTTGAAGATCTTAAAAATGCCCTATTGGCCCAGGAATTTTCTAAAAGATTTATAGAAGATAAGGTAACCATTAGCGACGAAGAGGTTAAGGCATATTATGAAAAGCATAAAGACCAATTCACCCAAAGGGAACAGGTAAAGGCAAGGCATATCCTCGTAAAGGTGCCTGCAGGAGCCAATGAAGATGCATGGAAAAAGGCCAAGAAAAAGGCTCTAGATATAAAGGCTCGTGCAGAAAAAGGTGAAGATTTTGCAAAGCTTGCAAAGGAGTTTTCCGATGATCCTGGCACTAAGGACAGGGGAGGCGAGCTTGGATACTTTGGAAAGGGTCGAATGGTACCAGAATTTGAGAAGGTCGCCTTTTCTTTAGAGCCAGGGGTGATAAGTGATCCTGTAAAGACCATATTTGGATGGCACTTGATCCAGGTAGAAGACAAAAAGGCCGCTCAGGTAAAGCCCTTAGAGGATGTGAAGAGTTTTGTAAGGCAAAGGGCTCTTCAGGAAAAGAAGCGTGAAATGTTGGAAAAACTCCTTGCTGATGTAGAAAAGAAATATAGTGTAAAGATAAATAAAGAGGTCCTTGATGAGATCAAGATAGAACCTCCAAGGTCTTCTGGTATGGGAGGTCCCCATGGTTTCCATGGTGGGGGTCACGGAATGCCAAGAGGACATTAA